TGCGAGTAGATGTTGCCGACGGCAATCGCGGTGGCGATCGTGATCGGGATCAGGATCGCGCCGAACTGGACGGCGCGGACCCGCAGATTGATCACCGCGAGCGTACCGGCGGTGCCGCGCTTCTCGATCCAGCCGGTCACGCGGGGGATCAGCACCCGCTGGATCACCAGCGGCGCGAGGATCGCGACGGCGATCGATCCGGTCAGGCCGGCCGGTCCACCGATCGCCGCGGCGTTGGTCGGACCCATGAACGGGGTGGAGGAGGCGATCGCCACCGTAGCGCCGGCGAAGACCAGGCCGATGATGACGCGGACCCGGCTGAGGGCGACCGGCGGTACGGCCGCTTCCGCCAGTGCCTGGATCGGGCGGATCCGGGCGGCTCGGCCGGCCGCGAATCCGACGGTCACCCGGAGTACGGCGAAGGTCAGGAGCGCGGCGCCGGCGAAGGGCAGGATGCCCTGGTCGAAACGCAGCTGGGCCGGCACGATGCCGCCGTCGGTGAGCATCCCGAAGATCCAGTTGCCGGCGAACCGGCCGCAGAGCAGCCCGAGGACCAGGCCGAGTACGCCGACCACCATGGTCTCGGCGACGACCATCTTGCCGACCTGGCTCGGGGTCGCGCCGCTGGCCCGGAGCAGCGCCAGCTCGCGGCGGCGCTGGCGGACCGACAGGCCGATCGTGGCGGAGACCACGAGCGCCATCACCACGGCCACCATCCCACCGAAGACGCCGGACATGATGATCAGCGGGAGACCGGTCGCGATCCCGGTGAACTCGGCGGCGCCACGGTCGTCACCGGTGTACGCCTTGACCCCGGCGGGCAGGTCGAGGTGCTTCGCCAGGTCCTTCGTGGAGGTCCCGTCCGTCGGAAACACCCCGATCGCGTCCACACCTGCGGCACCGCTGGCATCACGGATGCCGTCGGGGCCTGACGGGCTGCCGGTGCCCAAGGGGCCGTTCACCCCGGCGGCGACGTCGGCGTCGGCAAAGAAGATGGCCGGGTTGTCGAGCTGGTGCTTGGCGACCGCGAGCCCGGCCAGTGTGTACTTGCGGGGCTCGCCGCTGACGGCGACGGTGACCTGATCACCCGGCTTCGCGGACCCGGCCAGCCGCTGGTCCAGCACGATCTGCCCGGAGCGTGGCGCGTGCCCGGCGGTCAGCTCGTACGGAGTGAGCACCGCCGACGCCCAACCGTGTCCGGCGAGCGCCGTACCATACGGTTTAGTATGGTCGCCGCCGCTGCCCGAGGGGGCGCCGGCGGGTGGGCTGCCGTTCGGGGAAGCAGCGAGTGCGGTGACGACGGCTGGGAAGGTGCGGTCGGGGATGGCGTGGGCGACGCCGGGGGTGCCGGCGAGCTTGGTGGCCAGGGCCGCGTCGACTCGGTGGCGTTCCGGGAAGGCGGCGGCGCCGTTGCCGTTCGGTGGGTGGTAGGCCGGGTCGCCGGTGACGACGATCGGGGCCGCGGCCAGGCGTTGGGGTGGGGCGTTCAGGCGGAGGCCGGTTTCGAGCAGGCCGCCGGCGGCGCTGAGCAGCGCCCCGCCGAGCAGGACCGCGACGAAGATCGCGAGAAAGGCGGCGGTCCGGTACCGCAGCGTGGTGACGGCGAGGCGAAACATGAGTCGGAGCTCCTGTAGTGAGACGAGGTCGAGGGGGTCGCGTCGGCGGGCCGCGAGTGGTGCTGAGGAGGTGCCGCGGCCGGTGGGCGGTCAGTTGGGGGTGGGGGTGCGGCGAGTGGTGCTGAGGTGGGCCAGTTCGGCGGCGACGGTTTCCGGGCTGGGGCGGGTGGATTCGGAGACGATCTGGCCGTCGACCAGGAAGACGACGCGGTCGGCGTACGACGCGGCTACCGGGTCGTGGGTGACCATCACGATGGTCTGCCCGAGTACGCGGGACTGGTCGCGCAGCAATGTCAGTACTTCGAGCGCGGTGGTCGTATCGAGTGCACCGGTCGGCTCGTCCGCGAACGTGATCGCCGTACGCCCAGCCAGCGCCCGTGCGATCGCCACCCGCTGTTGCTGACCACCGGACAGTTCGCTCGGCCGGTGCTTCGTACGCTCACCCAGACCGACCCGCTGGATCACTTCACTCACCCAGGCGTTGTCCGGCTGCTTCCCGGCCAACGTCATCGGGAGTACCACGTTCTGCCGAACCGTCAGTGCGGGCATCAGGTTGAACGACTGGAAGACGAACGCGACCTGCTCCCGGCGCAGCTCGGTCAATGCGGTCTCGTCCAGGCCCCGCAGCGACTGCCCAGCCAGCTGGACGTCACCGGCAGTCGGCGTGTCCAGTCCGGCCGCGCAGTGCAGCAGGGTGCTCTTGCCGGAGCCGGACGGTCCCATCACCGCGGTGAAGGAGCCGGCGTCGAAGCCGTACGTCACACCGGCCAGCGCGTCGACCGCTCCCGGCCCGGCGCCGTAGACCTTGCGTACGTCGGTCAGCCGCACCTGCGCGCTCACTGTGGTGTTCACCATGTTGT
The genomic region above belongs to Kribbella solani and contains:
- a CDS encoding FtsX-like permease family protein yields the protein MFRLAVTTLRYRTAAFLAIFVAVLLGGALLSAAGGLLETGLRLNAPPQRLAAAPIVVTGDPAYHPPNGNGAAAFPERHRVDAALATKLAGTPGVAHAIPDRTFPAVVTALAASPNGSPPAGAPSGSGGDHTKPYGTALAGHGWASAVLTPYELTAGHAPRSGQIVLDQRLAGSAKPGDQVTVAVSGEPRKYTLAGLAVAKHQLDNPAIFFADADVAAGVNGPLGTGSPSGPDGIRDASGAAGVDAIGVFPTDGTSTKDLAKHLDLPAGVKAYTGDDRGAAEFTGIATGLPLIIMSGVFGGMVAVVMALVVSATIGLSVRQRRRELALLRASGATPSQVGKMVVAETMVVGVLGLVLGLLCGRFAGNWIFGMLTDGGIVPAQLRFDQGILPFAGAALLTFAVLRVTVGFAAGRAARIRPIQALAEAAVPPVALSRVRVIIGLVFAGATVAIASSTPFMGPTNAAAIGGPAGLTGSIAVAILAPLVIQRVLIPRVTGWIEKRGTAGTLAVINLRVRAVQFGAILIPITIATAIAVGNIYSQTTQQKAAVEAFTGNLSGDVVITSTTGGVPASLTEAAGSMPGVTAVSELVQSKGWIEEPYDKSHTSDAWPLLGLSGPISKGKVTKGSLDDLTGETIALPPGAAKKLKVDVGSDLGVRLGDNALVKVKVVALVEGPTGYESLLLPAKLLAAHTTTGLPSQLVLKTSNKKAALKADLSKWPGTTMGSRDVLGDGLDTGLGVDAWISYLLAAIAVAYTAIASVNTIAVSVLDRRREFGLQRLTGSTRREVSRMLRLEALLIAAIGLVTGLITAAFTVLPIALATRGLPIPSGPIWILLIWVAVVLLLVLPTTAITGRIAMRAKPMDALSTPVG
- a CDS encoding ABC transporter ATP-binding protein, which produces MVNTTVSAQVRLTDVRKVYGAGPGAVDALAGVTYGFDAGSFTAVMGPSGSGKSTLLHCAAGLDTPTAGDVQLAGQSLRGLDETALTELRREQVAFVFQSFNLMPALTVRQNVVLPMTLAGKQPDNAWVSEVIQRVGLGERTKHRPSELSGGQQQRVAIARALAGRTAITFADEPTGALDTTTALEVLTLLRDQSRVLGQTIVMVTHDPVAASYADRVVFLVDGQIVSESTRPSPETVAAELAHLSTTRRTPTPN